One region of Borrelia maritima genomic DNA includes:
- a CDS encoding acylphosphatase: MYKHQYFISGKVQEVGFRFFTKQIANNMKLKGFVKNLNDGRVEIVVFFNTKEQIKKFEKLLKTGNKYANIENIERNTLDENYPFQFNDFKIYY, encoded by the coding sequence ATGTACAAACATCAATATTTTATTTCTGGCAAAGTACAAGAAGTAGGATTTAGATTTTTCACAAAGCAAATAGCAAATAATATGAAACTAAAAGGATTTGTGAAAAATCTAAACGATGGAAGGGTAGAAATTGTAGTTTTCTTTAACACTAAAGAACAAATAAAAAAATTTGAAAAATTATTAAAAACTGGAAATAAATATGCAAACATTGAAAATATTGAAAGAAATACTTTAGACGAAAACTATCCTTTTCAATTTAATGACTTTAAAATTTATTATTAG